Genomic window (bacterium):
CACTGACGCTTTATAGATTTTGGCGTAATGTTGAAATGTCAGGATTTAATTCTACATTTCCAAAGCTAAAAAATCTCATCGACAAGATTAATAGTTCTTTTAATAATTTAGATAGTGTTGTATTATGCCCATCGGGAAAAAATTATTTAGAAATTAGTAGTAAAATAATTCTTGAGGAGTTTCCTAAAACCATACGAAATTCCCCTGATTTGGCGTCATTATTGGAGAATTTTGCTAAGGAAATTGGCCTAAAAATTTTTACCCCTGTTGATACATTTTTAAAGGACGAATTTGAAAAGAAACTTGTTTTACTTACCGAGGATTCATTTCGATATTTCGTTTCAAATGCCACGGAGATAATGCCCAATATAAAAATTAACGAAAAAGGGACAACGGAAAAGGGTTCGTTAAGGTATACAGAATTTCTTCCATCAGAAACTATTCTCTATAGTTTAATGTCTTATGAGAATCCAAAACTGCCAGTTGATGAACCTGATGTTTTAA
Coding sequences:
- the cmr4 gene encoding type III-B CRISPR module RAMP protein Cmr4, translating into MAKYGLMFISAITPLNNGSGEGLGIVDNPVIRERTTQFPIIQSSSIKGVLRDKFGEDASPEVRVLFGPPSGQGDSHAGAVCISDAQIIAFPIRSLKGAFVWATSPLTLYRFWRNVEMSGFNSTFPKLKNLIDKINSSFNNLDSVVLCPSGKNYLEISSKIILEEFPKTIRNSPDLASLLENFAKEIGLKIFTPVDTFLKDEFEKKLVLLTEDSFRYFVSNATEIMPNIKINEKGTTEKGSLRYTEFLPSETILYSLMSYENPKLPVDEPDVLKKIENIEIKKSDNSVWKFESKDVFVEALFEQKIPDIIQVGSDETTGKGIVKLKLI